From the Limanda limanda chromosome 7, fLimLim1.1, whole genome shotgun sequence genome, the window GCTTCCTGTTGCTTAAACCTTTGCGCTGGACTCACCGACCTGAACTCGCTCTGCTGCTTAGACACACAACTATTTGAAGCATTTGCATATTTCAGACTaaacgagggagagagagatgtaagGGAGATGACAGCTACTCAGAACCACAGTGGGCCGTGCAGCCTGCTCCCCTGGGCTGATCACCACCACACAACCACAtttacttttctctctctctgatgttttatttctttttcattgaGCCAGGAGCTGAATTTGTGTAGCGTCCCACTGAGAAAAGTCCCAGATCTCAGATGGCCACTCGGCCATTGTTTTCCCAGAGTAGAGAATTATTCTTCTGGGAATCTGTGAAACCCTTGTGGTAACAGTGCTTAAGATCTTACTTTATGTATTGGGGTTTTGGAGCTCTGTGAgttgaaataataatagttGAAAATGGTTGAAAACCATTTTGCTTGTTCAGTTTAAGGGACTTGTTATTTTTGCATTCTGACTCACTGTCACACAAACTTTCCTGAGGGGTTATACATGAGAACTCAGATGTTGCTCAGCATATTTGACATAACTTTTTCTGCCAGCCCTcttgtaaaatatcaagaaaatatCAAAGTTAGCCTATtagagaaaaatgtattcacaGCAAACAAGTAGTTGTGTTCATGACATTTCTAACGTGCCAATATttccagaagaaaaaaaaggaaccataaatgtaaaaaatgcagCTAAAGATGTCAATCAAAGACAAGAATATTCAAGAGTTTTTGGTGacaaatgaaatgtgatttattttcttaatggAAATTATAAGCTCTGTTCTGCTTCCTGCACGCTCTACCCAGGTGCCAACCCTCGactgaatgttctggacattttcgcCTCCGACAGCTGCGGTCTTTATATATGAAAGGCAATCTCCAAACCCAATTCTCTAGATATTTTCCAGtgttcatatctgaaaacagcttaaaacTGTAGCTCACTTGATGTTGTTGATAGGTTGAGTGGGGCTGTGCTCCACAGCCACCAGGAGTCCTCCAGAGTCCAGGATGGCGTAGTGATGAGGTCCATTGAGGGCCTTTATCCATGTATACCCTCCATCATCCGACACATACACATCGGGCTTCATCACTGAGATGGAATCACCAACGCTCCCTGATGAGAAATGTTCATCCAGATAAATAACTTCCAGATTATCTCACACAAAAAACGTACATATTCAGTGTGTGAAAGCGTTGAACTGGGATTTACCATGAGCTAGGATGAGACCCACAGCATTTGGTTCACTCAGAGGCAGCATGGGGACACTCAGCCTCATAGCGGTGCTGTAGGCTGCGTGGATGTGGAGACTGCACTGTGGGCATAAAGACACTCAGCATTTGGTATCAAGATATTTATAGGACCAACACTGTGTAGTATTTGGCTTCTGTTTCACTGCTAAACTGAATTCATCACACCAAACAATCAGTTCAattgttttatctttgttttctctcaagACGAATCcatttgctctttttctctttacCTTCTCTGGGTCCTTGGCAGTAGCATCACATTTGCTGTTGGCAGGTTTCCTCAAGGGAACCCACTCCCCTCCTTGATCAAACGACACCACAGACTGCACAGAGTCACCTGGAACAACAAGAAAAGAGTGGTAACATTTACAGGTAGTCTTCAGACACCCTAAAAATACATTGTTACTTAGACTGTGATCGCCCGCCATTGTCGAATGAGCCCTGCCACTGTTTAATTATtaaacaaaattatttttacacactttaaaacataaaaaatgttcCCACTTAGTGTTTTgtggtgttgttttgttgtataAGTGTGTGCAGTGCTCTTTGTCTTGCTCTCTcccttcctgcctctgtctccctccctttctctctctcaattgGCAGCACTGAGGGAAATCCTGCCACGTCGGTTTGCCGTCAAAACTTTCATAAactgatttcagacatgcactggactctgCAGTTCCCCAGTGTTTTCTCCGGTGGCGGTGCACGTGTGAAAGCAAATGTCTGACTACCGACTTGATCCGCCTGACCTCCCAGCATAAAGTCTGTAGAAGTTGATGTCTGTAGGTAGAGAACCTCCAGCTGTGctttgtgaaaggcaaactctggctAAACTGTGTAGTCAATTCTTCAGATTGtacccggaggtcatgtctgaaaacagctataaAGATTTACCACCCTCACAGGCAGCCAGCCCTCGTCATAACTTTGGCTGTAGGTGTGCATGTTCCAATTCCTCAGCTGGCATGGAGACTTTATTCGTATCTTTCCTACAGGCTCTGTTGCACACAGGAGTGAACTGTTTGCTCCCGTGCATTCACCCATCACCCACCCGCCCCCTGAGTGTGCAACTACAGCCAGAGATTGATCTAATTCTGAGGAAAACACTGTACAAGTAAGCTAGAGTAAGCAAGGCAAGGATCAGACCCAGTACAAATTTAACCCCAGAATGTTCATGTGGAGAAGGGAGAAAAATagcagatttaaaaacaaaaagaatttGAGACAAAATGGAAATAACAGCAGCAGACATGATGGAGTTAAGATCTAGCTGGTGATGTGAGACATTTCTACTCAAGTGTCAGCCAGCCGCTTCAGTCAGACAGCACATCTAACACTGAACAGCTAATTAAATATTTACCCAACACCCTCGCTCCAGGGTGTAATGGAGAAgtcatatctgtgtgtgtttctaaggGAATCTGAGCACATGCATGTGTTGCTATCCTTTATCTAAACACGGACACACGTGTGGAGCTACCTTCAGCCAGGACACTGGTGACGAAGACTCCGCGCAGGGAGGTGACGTTGGTGAAGTCTGTGTCCCCCCCTGTGGTGGTATACAGGTGCCGCTCCAGCGACTTGGAGTAAACAGTGCCCCGGTCATCTGATACATAAATGGTGCCAAAGCCTGTATCTGTAAACAGATTCAAATGACAAAGAGGATCAAACATACTGAAGATTCATTCACTTGAGGGGTCAGCGGCTTTCCATCAGCCGCTATCTACAATGCAACTGAGGCGTTTCCTATCAGCCCTATCATCTTCAAGTATCATTATTGCTTTGATGTACAATAAAAGCGTGAAGTTGAAGCATAGACTTACCTCCTGGCTCGTCAACATGCATGAAGACCATTTCATCATTCGCTGCCAGGATGGAATAAAACTGCTCGTGGCCAACAGGGGGCAGCTGGGCCATGTTCCAAGTTTCGCCCTGGTCCACTGACACATAGATCATCCTCAGAGTCCCCTGCAGAGacagtaaagaaaataaaagtgagtCGGAGAACAGCAATCAGAAAATGAACGGGTTAGAATGTAATTGCCTAATTAACTTGACTTAATACATAAAAggcaaagaaaacaatatttcacaaacaacacatttccagacATCTGTGACTATTAAAATAGCAAACCATGCAAACATGATAATTAATGACTTTATTTTAAACCATGAATGGAAACTGACGCTTTTtcctaaaaacaaatgaaatatttgGCCTCTGGGTGCctgatcatgtgtttgtgttgatttggaTGTTCTGTACACTGACCTTGCCCGTCATCACGGAGGCAAAGATGAAGCGTCCACCCAGGCCAAACGAGTAGATCTTACTGGCGACAGTCTTGGTGGTTTTACCGTAGTCTGACGTCCTTCTCAGTACCAGCATTCCCTGATCAACTgacacaaaacagaagaaaatgagaATGTATGATGCAAACTTACAAGTGTAACCAAAAGTTACATGTAGGATTAACGGTCTAAATGATGAATATAGGCATGTCTTTACGTAGTTTGTCAATAACAAAATGTAGTTTGttaccaaggaggttattttcCGTAAATGTCTGGTGTACTATCTGGTTAGAatcaattattatattaatagcATATGTCATTTAAattctttaaatccaaacacagttaataaagtaaaaataggtGCTAATACAAACATGtagaacattttcttttaaactgtATTCGGAAATTTTGTCATACATTATATTTCATGTGGTCTACACCTACAGATACAAATTATGCAGTCAAAAAAAGGCCTGGGTTTAACTGTCACATGGTCATTATTAGGTCTGGCTTAAAGACTAAATCACTTACTGCAGGATCCGTTGAGGCCGGCTGTAAAGAAGATGCTGTTTTTCCTTCCCCTAGAATCAGAGTGGAAAGCAAGGAGAATTTCAGTCGACAGAGTCAAGGATTTAACAGCAAAATAGATGTGGATTTCCTTGTTGATGAGGATGTGACAGTTGTCAGTGTCCACACATTTCAATAAACAACAAAGTCAGGCTGAGAAACATTCCTGCCACGAGGATTCTCTACATATTTTCCGTTTACTCCTATAATGTTGTTAGTTTTGCTAAGTCGTGCAAGTAAGCACCACATGACATGGCTAATCAAATACAACCACCATGCAGACACATCCTTCTTTACTATGTTCTTTCtttgcagtgttgtgttttcacatctgaAAACTCGGGCCTTGATTATGACACAGTAAAGCCTGTTCAGCCTCTTTTGGGGCAGCATTAAAAGGTTATGTATGAGGAAGTCGgtttcacacaaacagttttATCATACACTGGTAGCTTCAAACCTGCTTTAAAAGTGAAATTAAGGTTATTTTGAGATCCAAAGGTTACTAGGCAACACATACCAGGAAGtgcataaaagaataaaaaataaacaatattgcTTTGAGGGCTTGGCTTTTCAAACACGCACAGTTTTATGATTACATATTTTGCAAGGGTGTAGCAAGAATAAAAGTCTTGGAAATAACCTTGTAAACATGTCTTTGGCAAatgaatattaatttaaattaggGAAGGAGAGTAAAGCAGAACTGAGTCAAAACATATACTTTGCTTTGTCCATATGAAGCTGCAGTAATGATCATAAAACAGGGgacaactgaaacaaacataaaacataagTGGAGTCACATGAATCAAtagtcaccagatctcaacccaATTCAACACCTATGGGAGATTATGAACACATGAGGGAACGTCCCCATAGAGACTTGAAGGAACAATGCCACTGTGCACTGAAGTGGCACAAGCTGAATACAGTCGCCCAACATGGCAACACCCTATGACAACACTTAATTACCGCTGATATATCTTTAATTTGCCAGCCGTCTATAGCTTATTGAAGGAATTAAATCTAAAGACAATAAACCACTGACTTAGGTATCATATACATTTTTGGAAATCCTTTGTATGGGCTACCTCTACTCCTCCCTACGCTCACTGGATAGATATTTCCCTGAGACACGGACTCCTGAGGATATTGAATAACAAGTGTTTGTTCGCACTAAGGTGACTAAGGTGCACCTGTTTGGGTTGTCTCTCACCATTTAACCAGACACACTGTGTTGTGGACCTTGTTCCAGGTGCTGCCAAAATCTTCAGACAGCCACAATTCATtctgaggatgaaaaaaaaagagagttttCGAGTTCATGCGCAATAAAACCAATGTTTACACAGGTTAGAAGGAACTTGGTTTTCTAGATAAACATCATGgccattttaataaatgtactttgtgcaaacacacagggagaatGGTTGACCAATGGGAGGCCTTTTGCTTCAAGGGAGTGAGATGGCGCTTACGGGTTTTACAACAGGCCATTAAAAAGGTCACCTGCCCTTTTAAGTTAAGGACTAATTACTAATCTACTGCTACTCTGAAATCCCCACATACAAACCTGGAATTTATATAGACTATTCGTACGCTACTCTCTCATCCAAACATGTTGACTTCTAAACAAAACGCAGATCTTTAAACATTCACTTACGCTCTTGCTGAGGACGAGCAGCACGGTGGAATTTTCAGGGTTGTATGTGATCTGCATCAGGGGGACGAATGGCAGGTCCCTGTGGGTGAAACTTTTCCCAAAGTCATCAGAGGTAAAGATTCGAGACCCGTGACCTCCGGACACATCGCCTGTCAGGATCACCTGTAATTCAGAGTCCAGAATTTCAGACTGATGAGGCCCCATGTAAATCTTAACAGTGGTTCATATGCTGCAGACTCACTCGGCACATGACTTACTTTGCCTGAGTTCTCAGGGCCGATAGCGATACCAAACTCTGATCTGATGAAGGTGTTGTCGATGAGGTGGGTGACATCCTGGAATGACTTCCCATAGTTCTCACTAGTAGGGAAATAGTCAAATCAAATGCAAATCCCAATGCAAATATTGACTTCTTTTAAACCAGTGATGTCATGCGACTTACCTTCGATAGAGTTTGGACTGCCCGAGTCTTATCATGAAGAAGGGCACCTGAAAAGTGGTCAATGCCAGGATGACCTGCAAAGAGAGAAGGTTCAACTGGTGCACTCAGAAATCTGTGAAAGAAAGTTTTTCCTACTGATCTCACAGTGGAACATGTTAGGTGTGATACTCACCCCTGTGCCATCTCCAACCCAGGCCAGGGACACAGAACCACTCAGGTCATTGAAGGTATACTGGGAGAAATGACAAAATATGTTCATGtatgaataatatatttaaaaacacacatcaacaatCACTGTACTCGTTGAGGAGTATGTGTAAAAAGCATTGTAAATAGCACAACACTATTCGTGTATTTGGCCTCCAAACTGCAAACTAACATTGTGTTTCCTCTAATCACACAAGCATAGATGAGGAAGTGTAAATGCTTTTTTGAAATTGAAACACAACTACAGAACACAATCTTAAAGTCAAGAATCATGTTATCACTTTGGCAATGCTTTCATTTTCAGATTGAGGCCTGTTGCCACAGATAAAAGTCACAAATCCTGAAATTCCAGTCAGTGGCCTCTAACTCTCCCACTGTTTTCAGACAGGTCTCTTTCAGCAGCTCGGGCTGAAAGCAGCTCCGGTGCCGATGGGACCTGCAACAGCAACCTGGGGGGAATGACAGGGCTGAGCCTCTAGGACTTCTGTCATCTTTAGATTACTAAGGCCAAGTATACAAAGTCAACAATGCAAAGTTGATCACATGGTTGCGAGGAGCTAGGAAAATGTGCACTACAGGACTCTGTCGGCCTCCTGTTTGCTTTAAGGACAGCTATAGGTCTTTTTCCTTGCTAAAAACTGTGGAATCAGGCGAAACCAAGTTCAGACATCTCTGCAGGATCCAAGTGCGAGTAAAGCCAAATATACTGTACCCTCTGTTTCCTAATAGACTGGCTGCTTGCTAACTGCCCTCACTACCGCACGAACACAGCTTTTAATTAGAAAATAACCACCGCACAGCCAGTCACATGGATCCTTCCCCCCCTGGGCCAATTTTCCTATGAACGCTCAGACAGCTTCACTCTCCAGTCAGGCAGAGGAGAGTGGGATCCTCAGACACACAGTGGGAGCTGCAGGCTTGACAACAATGAGATATAGGTCATGGCCACTTGATAGGGTTTGGTGGCGCTACGGTGCGATGGTTCCTAAAGTATGAAGGAATCAGGCGTTGTTACAGTCTTCTGTTGTGTGTCACTGCACCAAATATTCAAGACCAGAATCTGGGCAGCCTTGATGTGGCAATCACCAGAAAGACCAGAAGGGTCCTTTAGTGGGCTTTGGAGAAAGGTGTCAGGAAACATCTGAAGTTAGACTTGTGCTAAGGATCTTGACAATGACAGGCTTACAAGGGGAAACATAAATGTACAGTGAAATATCCTCCATCATCCTGAGCTCCTGGGCTGAATGGAAACCAGCCCATCACCAGTAGCTGTAGGATCCTGGAGGCCTGTACCTGGTCCGACACCTGCGCGTCGTCTCCTCTCGCCTCATTAAAGTGTCAGACGTGCGAAGTGGAACCGGACCCGCGGGTGAACTTACACGGTGGGTGTTGTCCGCTAACTTGGCGTCGTATCCTTGGAGAGCTTCACAGGAGTCGCCCTGCTCGGTGCTCCGGCGTAGCCTCCTGATAGGCGGTCGGGCGGCCAGCCAGGCGGGCAGGGACCGCTTAACCTGCCGCGGTGCTCCCTCCTCGGCGACCTGACGCCGGGCGAACAGCGGCTGTACGGAGGGCTCGGATCCCGGCAGGAAATCTGACCCGGCTGCGAGGAGAGACACCGACAGGAGCAGGACGCAGCGCAGCGGCAGAAGGAGTCCCATCCTCCGGGCTGTTGGCAACGGCAGGgatggaagagaagaagacgaagaagaagaagaacacaagAAACCGGGTGTTTATTTTTCCGGGAGAAAGTGAAGGTCGCTACAGCTCCAGCGCCGCGGATGAAACGCGGTGTTTCGAAGCCAGTTAAtcgagctgcagctcctcagacAACATGATCCACTGTCACCACCGAGCAGATCCGTGATGCTCGGTGCGGCCACCGGGCGCTGCGATTGGCTGCTCCTCCATCGTGGTCCACCTATTCGCTTTTCTGATTGGGTGCATTCTGGAAGGGCGGTGCCTGAACAGAGGATCCTGCATAATGAGCTGTCAGTGGCTGTCAGGATAGGTTGAGTGATACTATCATTAACTCCATCCAGTTTCAACCTCATGGAAAGCAGGACAAATCCATTATCATTGACTGGCTGAAACATGctgatttaaatatataaatatataacctTCAAGGTTGACAATTGATACACAATGGAATGGCACCTTAAACGGATGGTTCACCCAACAATTTAAATTCAGCgagtttgatttttttctgtgaactatcacTTTAATGTTTTAGTACAACTTTATTACTATTGGGTTCAGCCACCAGCCTGTGTCACTTTAAACCTTATAATTCTGATAGTTAGATAatttcacaaataaataaagtatgcAAAATTTCCCCATTTCCCCAAGTTCTAAAGGATGAAATGCTTTGATACCACAACACAATTTGATTTCACCTTCCATGTGATGATATTACAGTACATACATTCAATTTGAAATGCAAcacaatttacatttaaaaaccattAACCTTCCACAGGGTCAAAATACTAAACAACATATAGGATCCCAAATCTGTGTGCTTTGAAAGTAGTGGTTAGTTTTTACTAGCCGTTGTTTATAAACATGATGCTGACTATAATACTACTTCTGATTATACGAACAcatataatcataataataaaatgtgtaacataaacaaaacagttGTCCCCTCATTAGCGTACCCGCATTTTTCTTTGTTCAGGATTAAACATCTGGATCTGTTGCGATGTTGGGAAGCTCAAACAAGAGATTAAATCAGCTGAATTTTAGTAATCTCTCCACCAGTGGCCCATCCTTTGCATCGGTGAATTGCAACCCTGAGAAACGtacaatatttaaaatgctCGGTTGATGTAAATtcaaaattatttcaaaaataaggttggttgtgtttgttcatctggatcaataaaaacatcacaagATGTTTAAGAGAAATACCACACACCCTTATAATGGCAAACATGGAAGAATTCTCTGATTACTGACATtaactctgttttttttatacactGTTTGATTTGGATCTTGTTGCATCAGTCTCACTTCTTGCATGGTCTCAACAGATTTGAATAAGCTAAGTGACGGATCCGCTCTGAAAGCTCATGATCACATTCACCATCGTCAAAAAGACAGGGGTCAAACAAGGAAAATTATCCTTTCTATCATATGATCTTGTGTAAATGAATTACAGTGGATACTTTTGAACAACCTACTGCATtctcaaattatatttaataagtTTGTTGGCTTCCATGAATCATATTGCATTCTTGATTCAATTTGTGCATGTGATTGGACTGTGGATCATTACAAACACATGACTATTGGTCATGCATTGCAGAAAAAAAGATATCTTTCACTCAGAGCTGCCACTGGTCGGTCTGAACCATTTCAAACTAACTTTAAATCCGAATAATATGTAGTTTCAGATCGCACTTGTGGGCCAAGTTCATCTCTTGGGTACATCTCCACCTGTGTGAGATGAGACATTGATGCCTATTACCGGCAGGCCAAGGGAATTTGTTGGTAAAACATGATATGACGTGATCAGAGAGTCAGTATCACATCGTCCTCATGTTGAGCTTTTGCTCTGGCAAAACCTGTCTGACAGGTTCTGTGAGGGTGCAACAGTAAATAAGGTGTCATCTTAACACGGCCTAAAATAAAAGCTGTTAACCAAGTTTCACTGGTTTCAAAAACCCTGAAACTGTGTACTTGAGACCATATTACGCACAGCTTAGCGACACTCTCAGTCTTCCTTGGAGCATTGGGAGtatcatttgtgtgtgtgttacctcttTGTTTGGGCATTTCTTGATTCAGATGCACTGAGAAACCCAAACAATCTGATCTCTACAGCAGCATTCCTTCACAAAGAGACTGTACAATGGCGTAGCAGCCCCTCCCCCATAGCAGCCCTGTCAACTATTAAAAGGTGGAGAACAAAGACACTCTTATTCCTTTGAGATGTGCCCTGTTATAGCTGTGCCACAGGAACCCAAAATCCCTGTGTAATGTGCTGAGAAAAACGAAACCAATGAAAGGATGGCACCTCGTGTCCCTGACTGTCCCTGAGTACTAAGCCCCAAAACAAGCGTTTTCATTAAATGGGCTTTTCCACTGAACTAAACTGAGACAACTACTTTGACAGCCTGGGTGTGAATGAGTTCAGCCAACTGATGAGATTCATGAGAGAACACATGGCCTTTTTTAACCGTAAAAGATCAGTTTCCTGATGAGTAATTAGTCTATGTGGAAAAGCTGACCTCTAGTGACAAGTATATAGCATTGCTGTGTATTCACTCTGTACTCAAATCTTCCACTCGGCAAACTGAAATGCATGTGGGAtatttacctctgccaaggaggttatgtatTAATCTGCATTGGTTTGTTCACTAGACTTCTAGTAAGAATCCTTTCACAAAGACCACTTGATGGATAACAATGACATTTGGTTGGAGGATGTGTTATGGatcagagaagaacccattggattatggtgcagatccagatttcactttatttaacattacaAGAAGGGCGCCTTTTAGTATTTTccttaatttctcagagaaaatattatgcatcttgatgaaaacaattgtaggggactgatatttatgagtgtgtgcaatttggtgcagatctgaataTAAAACCCGGATCTAAtgactttaaatgtggtttcatgggTGGAATGTTTAACAAACCACCAAACTTAACATCATATTAGTCAAACCAGCAAATACAACATCAAGTTGTTTGATTGGTGCCACTAGTTTGAGGTATAAATATATTACGACGATACAAGTGATGATAATGTAAACAAATTATgtagtaataaagaaaataataatacagaCAAGTTATTCtagttaaattaatattttttaataataatagcaataatCATTGTTTTAACAAGTGTAGTTGTTGTTAGTATTAtagtttcaagttttatttgtcatatgcaAGTTGGGTCAAAGCACAATGAAAGGTGTTGGACAAGAAGAAACCGGTCAGCTCAGCAGTGCAATAGTTaaatcaaaataatatataGAAAGAgcctaataaaaaaaattcaaattcaattcaatacaaAACTCAACATTCATAGGCCAGGCAAAGTaacgttttacgaccgactaattgtaaaagaatttttttcagcatag encodes:
- the sort1b gene encoding sortilin 1b, which translates into the protein MGLLLPLRCVLLLSVSLLAAGSDFLPGSEPSVQPLFARRQVAEEGAPRQVKRSLPAWLAARPPIRRLRRSTEQGDSCEALQGYDAKLADNTHRYTFNDLSGSVSLAWVGDGTGVILALTTFQVPFFMIRLGQSKLYRSENYGKSFQDVTHLIDNTFIRSEFGIAIGPENSGKVILTGDVSGGHGSRIFTSDDFGKSFTHRDLPFVPLMQITYNPENSTVLLVLSKSNELWLSEDFGSTWNKVHNTVCLVKWGRKNSIFFTAGLNGSCIDQGMLVLRRTSDYGKTTKTVASKIYSFGLGGRFIFASVMTGKGTLRMIYVSVDQGETWNMAQLPPVGHEQFYSILAANDEMVFMHVDEPGDTGFGTIYVSDDRGTVYSKSLERHLYTTTGGDTDFTNVTSLRGVFVTSVLAEGDSVQSVVSFDQGGEWVPLRKPANSKCDATAKDPEKCSLHIHAAYSTAMRLSVPMLPLSEPNAVGLILAHGSVGDSISVMKPDVYVSDDGGYTWIKALNGPHHYAILDSGGLLVAVEHSPTQPINNIKFSTDEGQCWGVHNFTDDPIYFTGLASEPGARSMNVSIWGYRDSLLSQYWISITIDFRELLTRDCDDKDYVQWLAHSDDISDPKDGCNLGYKEKFLRLRKDSVCWNGRDYQVNTQPTPCPCTLDDFLCDFGYYREENRSECVEQPDLKGKVLEFCLHGREEQLQTSGYRKIPGDKCEGGKMPERKEIDLSVRCVSDLVGPQLLVEGHTSKSVPIVVTVVIVMLLSIAGGVVFVKKYVCGGRFLVHRYSVLQQHAEDTAAAAEVDDPLETNHTENGKIVFHDDSDEDLLE